The following proteins are encoded in a genomic region of Neosynechococcus sphagnicola sy1:
- a CDS encoding serine/threonine-protein kinase codes for MNPACPQPENLTHTERCQACGSSLLLRDRYRVIQSLGQGGFGATFLAKDESLPGQPNCVIKQLRPTATAPHVVQMARELFEREAKTLGKIGDHPQVPRLLDYFANNQEFYLVQEYISGPTLQQEVKQNGPFTEAGVKQFLSELLPVLQYVHSQQVIHRDIKPANIIRRLQDVKLVLIDFGAVKDQVSQTTLMGEGGQTALTNFAIGTAGFAPPEQMAMRPVYASDIYALGVTCIYLLTGKSPKDLDYDPATGEMLWQKHVHASDHFISVLKKMLEVSVRHRYQSANEVLRALDMEPYLDSLANSMVAQPAQRPAAPPDNRRTSDPSSISRSAMAIRARQAKTDPNLQSGMTRQRATTGSIPDTHAQGRMTSGHKPKVPARWDANGLLNSYASGNRDFTSQDLREINLQKVDLSGAIFHEAALSNANLQGSNLFNANLGRANLNGTVLRNASLVKAYCSHADFQGADLRGANLTNAYLSNANLRGANLCGANLTGAKVTDEQLALAKTNWSTIRPEGKKGLWQ; via the coding sequence TTGAATCCAGCTTGTCCCCAACCAGAAAACCTGACTCACACTGAGCGTTGTCAAGCGTGTGGCTCTAGCTTGTTATTGCGCGATCGCTACCGAGTGATTCAATCCTTGGGGCAGGGGGGATTTGGCGCAACCTTTCTGGCCAAGGATGAATCCTTACCGGGTCAACCCAATTGTGTGATCAAACAATTGCGTCCCACCGCCACCGCTCCCCATGTGGTGCAGATGGCACGGGAACTCTTTGAGCGGGAGGCAAAGACCTTAGGGAAAATTGGTGACCACCCCCAGGTACCCCGACTTCTGGATTATTTTGCCAATAACCAAGAGTTCTATCTTGTTCAGGAATACATCAGTGGCCCAACGCTCCAGCAAGAGGTCAAACAGAATGGCCCCTTTACCGAGGCAGGGGTGAAACAATTTCTCAGCGAACTTTTACCGGTCTTGCAATACGTCCATAGCCAGCAAGTGATTCATCGCGACATCAAGCCTGCTAATATCATTCGTCGCCTGCAAGATGTCAAGCTCGTACTGATCGACTTTGGGGCTGTGAAAGATCAGGTCAGTCAAACCACCTTAATGGGAGAAGGGGGGCAAACTGCTTTAACGAACTTCGCCATTGGCACCGCTGGATTTGCCCCCCCTGAACAGATGGCGATGCGCCCTGTCTATGCCAGTGATATCTATGCGTTGGGTGTCACCTGTATCTATCTACTCACTGGCAAGTCTCCGAAGGATTTGGACTACGATCCGGCAACAGGAGAGATGCTCTGGCAGAAACATGTCCATGCAAGCGATCATTTCATCAGTGTGCTGAAGAAGATGCTGGAAGTTTCGGTTCGTCACCGCTACCAGAGTGCGAACGAAGTTCTGCGGGCATTGGATATGGAGCCATACCTAGACAGCTTGGCAAACAGCATGGTTGCTCAACCCGCACAACGACCAGCAGCACCACCGGACAATCGCCGCACCAGCGATCCTTCATCGATCTCTCGATCCGCGATGGCTATTCGGGCTCGTCAAGCCAAAACCGATCCCAATCTCCAGTCAGGCATGACTCGACAGCGCGCGACCACAGGTTCGATCCCCGACACCCATGCCCAAGGGCGAATGACTTCAGGCCACAAGCCTAAAGTTCCGGCTCGATGGGATGCCAATGGGCTACTGAATTCCTACGCTAGCGGTAATCGAGATTTTACCTCTCAAGATCTGCGGGAAATTAATCTGCAAAAGGTGGATCTATCGGGGGCAATTTTCCATGAGGCAGCTCTTTCAAACGCTAATTTGCAGGGGAGTAACCTGTTTAATGCCAACCTCGGTCGTGCTAACTTAAATGGTACGGTGCTCCGCAATGCCAGCCTGGTGAAAGCCTATTGCAGTCATGCGGATTTTCAAGGAGCGGATCTGCGCGGTGCCAACCTCACTAATGCCTACTTGAGTAATGCCAACCTGCGCGGTGCAAACCTTTGTGGTGCAAACTTAACGGGAGCCAAGGTGACAGACGAGCAATTGGCACTGGCCAAAACCAACTGGTCCACCATTCGCCCTGAGGGTAAAAAGGGGCTCTGGCAGTAG
- the pheT gene encoding phenylalanine--tRNA ligase subunit beta, with product MRVALSWLQEFVEIHSTPEVLAEMLTMAGFEVEEIEDRRTWAKGVVVGQVLTCQPHPNADKLSVCQVDIGTPKPAQIVCGAANIRADVYVPVATLGAYLPKVDLKIRAAKLRGVASEGMICSLTELGLAKESAGIHIFATPADTPLPTGSDARPLLGLDEVILEVTSTANRADALSMVGLAREIAAITGAPLKLPLPPELPVLSPVSTLNVAIAEPPACPRYIGTVVTGVQIAPSPEWLQRRLQASGIRPINNVVDVTNYILLEWGQPLHVFDRDRLVAAATRGQETGLTLGVRYANPQEMLPTLDGQVRTLQSQNLLITANHQPVALAGVMGGSTTEVDEQTQNLVLEAAIFDAAVIRRSARAQGLRTEASTRYERGVNQAELDVACRRALGLLQELAGGQVSAQVSADSLGALGIRSIELRLDRVHQMLGPVDLAVPQAAPALPLESTSEELGELPATAIDQILTTLGCTVTITANPRVWQVTVPPYRLRDLEREIDLIEEIARIYGYNRFCDTLPIKTEPGYLSPDQILTRKLRESLRAVGLTELIHYSVGKPTGNRQVVIANPLFAEYSALRPDLLTGLMDAFQYNLEQGNGSLWGFEIGRIFWQEEDGIQEGDAISGIFGGDPIQERWLRGGSGATAELV from the coding sequence ATGCGGGTTGCTTTAAGCTGGCTACAGGAGTTCGTAGAGATTCACAGTACCCCAGAGGTGTTGGCTGAGATGCTGACGATGGCTGGGTTTGAAGTGGAGGAGATTGAGGATCGCCGCACTTGGGCCAAGGGGGTGGTGGTGGGTCAAGTGCTGACCTGTCAGCCTCACCCCAATGCCGATAAACTGAGTGTTTGTCAGGTGGACATTGGTACCCCCAAACCCGCGCAAATTGTCTGTGGTGCTGCCAATATCCGTGCGGATGTTTATGTGCCGGTGGCTACTCTCGGCGCCTATCTACCGAAGGTAGATCTGAAGATTCGAGCGGCAAAACTCCGAGGAGTGGCTTCCGAGGGCATGATCTGTTCCCTCACTGAGTTGGGATTGGCGAAGGAGTCGGCTGGTATCCATATTTTTGCCACCCCGGCGGACACTCCCCTGCCCACAGGCAGTGATGCTCGGCCATTGCTGGGGCTGGATGAGGTGATTTTAGAGGTGACCTCAACGGCCAATCGGGCAGATGCCCTCAGTATGGTTGGTTTGGCGCGAGAAATTGCAGCGATTACTGGAGCACCGTTAAAGTTGCCCCTGCCGCCAGAACTACCTGTACTGTCGCCTGTGAGCACCCTCAATGTGGCGATCGCCGAACCCCCAGCTTGTCCCCGCTACATCGGTACCGTTGTCACGGGAGTGCAGATCGCCCCGTCCCCTGAGTGGCTCCAACGTCGGTTACAGGCTTCTGGCATTCGCCCCATTAACAATGTTGTGGATGTAACCAACTACATCCTGTTGGAATGGGGCCAGCCCCTCCATGTCTTTGACCGCGATCGCCTAGTGGCGGCTGCCACCCGTGGCCAAGAAACTGGATTAACCCTGGGGGTGCGGTATGCCAATCCCCAGGAAATGCTGCCCACCCTGGACGGTCAGGTGAGAACCCTCCAGTCCCAGAACCTGCTGATTACTGCCAATCATCAGCCCGTTGCCTTGGCAGGGGTGATGGGGGGGAGTACAACGGAAGTGGACGAGCAAACCCAAAACCTGGTGCTAGAAGCGGCGATTTTTGATGCCGCTGTGATTCGCCGCTCGGCTCGCGCCCAGGGATTGCGAACAGAAGCATCCACCCGTTATGAACGGGGGGTGAATCAAGCTGAACTAGATGTGGCCTGTCGCCGTGCCCTGGGACTGCTCCAGGAGTTAGCGGGAGGACAGGTAAGTGCCCAGGTGAGTGCTGATAGTCTCGGAGCCTTGGGTATTCGCTCCATTGAGTTGCGATTGGATCGGGTGCATCAGATGTTAGGCCCTGTGGATTTAGCGGTTCCCCAAGCTGCCCCCGCCCTCCCCCTCGAAAGCACCAGCGAGGAGTTAGGTGAGCTGCCAGCCACTGCCATTGATCAAATTTTAACCACCCTGGGATGTACGGTGACGATAACAGCGAACCCTCGGGTTTGGCAGGTAACGGTTCCCCCCTATCGACTGAGGGATCTTGAGCGAGAAATTGATCTGATTGAGGAAATCGCCCGCATCTACGGATACAACCGATTTTGCGATACCCTGCCGATCAAAACAGAACCAGGATACCTCTCCCCCGATCAAATCCTCACGCGCAAACTGCGAGAAAGTCTGCGAGCAGTGGGTTTGACGGAACTCATTCACTACTCGGTGGGGAAACCCACGGGGAACCGTCAAGTTGTGATTGCCAATCCTCTGTTTGCGGAGTATTCAGCCCTGCGTCCGGATTTGCTGACCGGGTTAATGGATGCGTTTCAGTACAATCTGGAGCAGGGAAATGGTTCTCTCTGGGGCTTTGAAATTGGTCGGATTTTCTGGCAGGAAGAAGACGGCATTCAAGAAGGGGATGCGATCTCCGGAATTTTCGGGGGCGACCCGATCCAGGAGCGCTGGTTACGGGGGGGGTCAGGAGCAACCGCTGAACTGGTTTGA
- a CDS encoding Crp/Fnr family transcriptional regulator → MLKQAERIEFLLNLPLFQDLDSPEFLRRLAVAMEEVTFAAEEPILAQGARGDLLYLIVSGSVQIHIGTTVLEQLNPSDFFGELPLFSPDPPQIAIRAQTPTHCLTLSQLQLYGAIDVAPTIALGIIRVLCQRIHRLNQVIASLAGA, encoded by the coding sequence ATGCTGAAGCAAGCTGAACGCATTGAGTTTCTACTAAATTTGCCTCTGTTTCAAGACCTCGACAGTCCTGAGTTCTTGAGACGCTTGGCCGTGGCGATGGAAGAGGTGACCTTTGCCGCTGAGGAACCCATTCTTGCCCAAGGGGCGAGGGGAGACTTGCTGTACCTGATTGTCTCTGGATCTGTGCAGATCCACATTGGCACCACAGTGCTAGAACAATTGAACCCCAGTGATTTCTTTGGTGAACTCCCTCTCTTTAGTCCCGATCCTCCCCAGATCGCCATCCGTGCCCAGACACCCACCCACTGCTTAACTTTGAGCCAATTGCAACTCTATGGGGCGATCGATGTGGCACCGACCATCGCCCTTGGGATCATCCGCGTCCTTTGTCAGCGCATCCATCGCCTCAACCAGGTGATTGCCTCCCTAGCAGGGGCTTAA
- a CDS encoding M42 family metallopeptidase, producing the protein MNYDHWFQVIETLVLHHSPSGVETAMDQWLLETCEGWGLRVWQDAAGNVIVKLPGETSAAAIAITAHKDEIGAIVKAIRPTGQIEVRRLGGSFPWVYGEGVVDLLGDHTTLSGILCFGSRHVSHESPQKAQQENAPLRWEDAWVETKCTPEELAAAGIRPGTRMVVGKHRKRPWRLKDHIASYTLDNKASVAILLELARTIQKPVCDLYLVASAKEEVGAVGALYFSQRQPLAALIALEICPLSSEYPIQDGVAPVLLSQDSYGIYDETLNQQLRQAAAAANIPLQLATLSQFGSDASIAMKFGHVPRAACLGFPTENTHGYEITHLGAIANCAQILRTYCETPFLD; encoded by the coding sequence ATGAATTACGATCACTGGTTCCAGGTCATTGAAACATTGGTGCTGCATCACTCCCCCAGTGGTGTCGAGACAGCGATGGATCAGTGGTTGCTCGAGACCTGCGAGGGCTGGGGTTTACGGGTCTGGCAAGATGCAGCAGGAAATGTGATTGTCAAACTGCCGGGAGAAACCTCCGCAGCGGCGATCGCCATTACCGCTCACAAAGATGAAATTGGGGCTATCGTCAAGGCCATTCGTCCCACTGGCCAGATCGAAGTCCGTCGTCTTGGGGGATCTTTCCCCTGGGTCTATGGCGAAGGGGTGGTGGATCTGTTAGGCGATCACACCACGCTGAGTGGCATTCTCTGTTTTGGCTCCCGCCATGTTTCCCATGAATCCCCCCAAAAAGCTCAGCAGGAGAATGCGCCCCTGAGGTGGGAAGATGCCTGGGTCGAGACTAAATGTACCCCCGAAGAATTGGCAGCGGCGGGGATTCGTCCGGGGACGCGCATGGTGGTGGGCAAACACCGCAAACGTCCCTGGCGGCTGAAAGACCATATTGCCAGCTATACCCTGGACAATAAAGCCTCGGTTGCCATTCTCCTGGAGCTAGCCCGCACCATCCAGAAACCTGTATGTGATCTCTATCTGGTGGCCTCGGCCAAGGAAGAAGTAGGGGCCGTTGGTGCCCTTTATTTTAGTCAGCGCCAACCGCTAGCGGCTTTAATTGCCCTGGAAATTTGCCCCTTGTCATCTGAGTATCCGATTCAAGATGGGGTGGCTCCGGTATTACTCTCTCAGGATAGCTATGGCATCTATGACGAAACTCTCAACCAGCAACTCCGTCAAGCGGCGGCGGCGGCCAACATTCCGCTGCAACTGGCAACCCTGAGCCAATTTGGCAGTGATGCTTCCATTGCCATGAAGTTTGGGCATGTTCCCCGTGCCGCCTGTCTGGGATTCCCCACCGAAAATACCCATGGCTATGAAATTACCCATTTGGGGGCGATCGCCAACTGTGCCCAGATTCTGCGAACTTACTGTGAGACTCCCTTCCTTGATTAA
- a CDS encoding Rpn family recombination-promoting nuclease/putative transposase, which yields MFDNTCKFLAESFPEDFASWLLGEPITLTSLSPSELSIEPIRADSLILLDSDEVILHIEFQTQSDSTMGFRMVDYRLRVFRRFPKKQMRQVVVYLTPSNSERVQETVFEIPGTRHEFEVIRLWEQPTQLFLKSRGLLPLAVLTQTPDRAQTLRQVAERVEAISETRVQSNVAAAAGILAGLLLETDVINQVLRKDIMQQSVIYQEWREEALQEGRQEGRQEEGVNFVLRLLNRRIGQITPLSESQIRALALNQLESLGEALLDFSSAADLDAWLRWSEGNLATEEQLRQ from the coding sequence ATGTTTGATAACACTTGTAAGTTCCTGGCGGAGAGCTTTCCTGAAGATTTCGCATCCTGGTTGCTGGGGGAACCGATCACCCTCACCTCACTGAGTCCTTCGGAACTGTCGATCGAGCCGATTCGTGCAGACTCGCTGATTTTACTTGATTCAGATGAAGTCATCCTCCACATCGAATTTCAGACCCAATCGGATTCCACCATGGGGTTCAGGATGGTGGATTATCGCCTGAGAGTTTTTCGACGGTTTCCTAAAAAGCAAATGCGACAGGTCGTAGTTTATCTCACCCCATCCAATTCTGAACGGGTTCAAGAGACTGTGTTTGAAATTCCAGGAACTCGTCATGAATTTGAAGTCATCCGTCTCTGGGAACAACCAACTCAACTGTTTCTGAAGTCAAGGGGGTTGTTACCGCTGGCTGTGTTGACTCAAACGCCGGATCGAGCACAAACGCTACGCCAGGTAGCAGAGCGGGTGGAGGCAATTTCAGAAACCAGGGTGCAAAGCAATGTAGCAGCCGCTGCGGGGATTTTGGCGGGGTTATTATTGGAAACAGATGTGATCAATCAGGTGCTTCGGAAAGACATCATGCAGCAATCAGTGATTTATCAAGAGTGGCGAGAAGAAGCTCTTCAAGAAGGCCGTCAAGAAGGCCGTCAAGAGGAGGGGGTGAATTTTGTATTGCGTCTACTGAACCGTCGCATTGGCCAGATCACCCCTCTCAGTGAATCTCAAATCCGCGCCCTTGCTCTCAACCAACTAGAATCTCTGGGTGAGGCACTGTTGGACTTTTCCAGTGCCGCTGATCTAGATGCATGGCTGCGATGGTCAGAGGGCAATCTAGCAACTGAGGAGCAGCTACGCCAATGA
- a CDS encoding DUF554 domain-containing protein, translating to MVLELWQKTSGTWFNVLTVISGTALGLCLQEILAPALRQIITQGVGLITLFVGFTMAGNLLKIQTHYFDGMLLGLVSMLMGGLLGEWWQIEARLRCLGEQLKGYVQGYGSFTEGFVTASLLFCVGPMALLGCLNNGLTGDSRLLTLKATMDGFAAIALSSRLGVGVGFSGVSILLYQGGLSLAAGFLAQFLPNPTTDPRVLLSTGVGGLMIVGLGLTLLDVAPIRVASFLPSLLLAPLLYHLATGIG from the coding sequence ATGGTGTTAGAGTTGTGGCAAAAGACCAGCGGTACTTGGTTCAATGTGCTCACAGTTATCTCAGGAACTGCCCTAGGTTTGTGCCTCCAGGAAATTCTTGCCCCGGCACTGCGCCAGATCATAACCCAGGGAGTGGGGTTGATCACGCTGTTTGTGGGCTTTACCATGGCTGGCAACCTGCTAAAGATCCAAACCCACTACTTTGATGGGATGTTGTTGGGATTAGTTTCCATGCTCATGGGTGGTTTGCTCGGAGAATGGTGGCAGATTGAAGCCCGACTAAGGTGCCTCGGCGAACAACTCAAGGGCTATGTGCAAGGCTATGGTAGCTTTACAGAAGGATTTGTGACTGCGAGTTTGTTGTTCTGTGTCGGCCCCATGGCGCTGCTAGGGTGCTTGAACAATGGCCTCACGGGAGATAGTCGGTTGCTGACTTTAAAAGCAACGATGGATGGATTTGCCGCGATCGCCCTGTCGAGTCGTTTAGGGGTTGGCGTTGGCTTTTCTGGGGTGTCGATACTGCTCTATCAAGGCGGATTATCGCTGGCAGCAGGTTTCTTAGCTCAATTCCTTCCCAACCCCACAACCGATCCTCGGGTTCTGCTGTCTACAGGAGTCGGTGGACTGATGATTGTAGGGTTGGGCTTAACCCTCTTGGATGTAGCTCCGATTCGGGTTGCTTCGTTTCTCCCCAGCTTGTTGTTGGCACCGTTGCTCTATCATCTAGCGACTGGGATCGGCTAA